One Lepus europaeus isolate LE1 chromosome X, mLepTim1.pri, whole genome shotgun sequence genomic window carries:
- the RBM10 gene encoding RNA-binding protein 10 isoform X6, which yields MPRSPPLTARAEKVSVDAGRGGGESLQEASPRLADHGGSSGGGWEVKRSQRQRRGPSSPRRSYQDMEYERRGGRGDRTGRYGAADRSQDDGGENRSRDHDYRDMDYRSYPREYGGQEGKHDYDDSSEEQSAEIRGQLQSHGIQAREVRLMRNKSSGQSRGFAFVEFSHLQDATRWMEANQHSLNILGQKVSMHYSDPKPKINEDWLCNKCGVQNFKRREKCFKCGVPKSEAEQKLPLGTRLDQQTLPLGGRELSQGLLPLPQPYQAQGVLASQALSQGSEPSSENANDTIILRNLNPHSTMDSILGALAPYAVLSSSNVRVIKDKQTQLNRGFAFIQLSTIEAAQLLQILQALHPPLTIDGKTINVEFAKGSKRDMASNEGSRINAASVASTAIAAAQWAISQASQGGEGAWATPEEPPVDYSYYQQDEGYGSSQGTESSLYAHGYLKGTKGPGITGTKGDPAGAGPEASLEPGADSMSLQAFSRAQAGAAPGLYQQAAADASSGQGAAANSQSYTIMSPAVLKSELQSPTHPSSALPPATSPTAQESYSQYPVPDVSTYQYDETSGYYYDPQTGLYYDPNSQYYYNAQSQQYLYWDGERRTYVPALEQSADGHKETGAPSKEGKEKKEKHKTKTAQQIAKDMERWARSLNKQKENFKNSFQPISSLRDDERRESATADAGYAILEKKGALAERQHTSMDLPKLASDDRPSPPRGLVAAYSGESDSEEEQERGGPEREEKLTDWQKLACLLCRRQFPSKEALIRHQQLSGLHKQNLEIHRRAHLSENELEALEKNDMEQMKYRDRAAERREKYGIPEPPEPKRRKYGGIAAASVDFEQPTRDGLGSDNIGSRMLQAMGWKEGSGLGRKKQGIVTPIEAQTRVRGSGLGARGSSYGVTSTESYKETLHKTMVTRFNEAQ from the exons ATGCCTCGGAGCCCTCCCTTGACAGCCCGAGCCGAGAAGGTGAGCGTCGACGCTGGTCGTGGGGGCGGAG AATCCCTGCAGGAGGCATCACCCAGGCTGGCAGATCATGGTGGCAGCAGCGGGGGTGGCTGGGAAGTGAAACGGAGCCAGCGGCAGAGGaggggccccagcagcccccgcAGGTCCTATCAGGACATGGAGTATGAAAGACG AGGTGGTCGGGGTGACAGGACTGGGCGCTATGGAGCCGCTGACCGCTCACAGGATGATGGTGGGGAGAACCGCAGCCGAGACCACGACTACCGGGACATGGACTACCGCTCGTACCCTCGCGAGTACGGCGGCCAGGAGGGCAAGCATGACTACGACGACTCGTCTGAGGAGCAGAGTGCAGAG ATCCGTGGCCAGCTGCAGTCCCATGGCATCCAGGCACGGGAGGTCCGGTTGATGCGGAACAAATCCTCAG GTCAGAGCCGGGGCTTCGCCTTCGTCGAGTTTAGTCACTTGCAGGACGCTACACGATGGATGGAAGCCAATCAG CACTCCCTCAACATCCTGGGCCAGAAGGTGTCCATGCACTACAGTGACCCCAAGCCCAAGATCAATGAGGACTGGCTGTGTAATAAG TGTGGTGTCCAGAACTTCAAACGCCGTGAGAAGTGCTTCAAATGTGGCGTGCCCAAGTCAG AGGCAGAGCAGAAGCTGCCCCTCGGCACAAGGCTGGATCAGCAGACGCTACCCCTGGGTGGACGAGAGCTGAGCCAGGGCCTGCTCCCCCTGCCACAGCCCTACCAGGCCCAGGGAGTGCTGGCCTCCCAAGCCCTGTCCCAAGGCTCCGAGCCAAGCTCCGAGAACGCCAATGACA CCATCATTTTGCGTAACCTGAATCCACACAGCACTATGGACTCCATCCTGGGGGCCCTGGCACCCTACGCGGTGCTGTCTTCCTCCAACGTGCGCGTCATCAAGGACAAGCAAACCCAACTGAACCGAGGCTTTGCCTTTATCCAGCTCTCCACCATC gaggctgCTCAGCTGCTGCAGATCCtgcaggccctgcacccacctctcACCATCGACGGCAAGACCATCAATGTTGAATTTGCCAAGGGTTCTAAGAG GGACATGGCCTCCAACGAAGGCAGTCGCATCAATGCTgcctctgtggccagcactgccATTGCTGCGGCCCAGTGGGCCATCTCACAG gcctcccagggtggggagggtgccTGGGCCACCCCTGAGGAACCACCGGTCGACTACAGCTACTACCAACAGGATGAGGGCtatggcagcagccagggcacagaGTCCTCCCTCTATGCCCATGGCTATCTCAAGGGCACCAAGGGCCCTGGCATCACTGGAACCAAAGGGGACCCAGCTGGAGCAG GTCCTGAGGCATCCCTGGAACCTGGAGCAGACTCCATGTCACTGCAGGCTTTCTCCCGTGCCCAGGCTGGTGCGGCCCCTGGCCTCTACCAACAGGCAGCAGCCGATGCCAGCAGTGGCCAGGGTgctgctgccaacagccag TCATACACCATCATGTCACCTGCTGTGCTCAAATCTGAGCTCCAGAGCCCTAcccatcccagctctgccctgccgcCGGccaccagccccactgcccaggaGTCCTACAGCCAGTACC cTGTGCCTGACGTTTCCACCTACCAGTATGACGAGACATCTGGCTACTACTATGACCCTCAGACGGGCCTGTACTATGACCCCAACTCCCAG TATTACTACAATGCTCAGAGCCAGCAGTACCTGTACTGGGATGGGGAGAGGCGGACCTACGTTCCTGCCCTGGAGCAGTCGGCTGACGGGCATAAGGAGACAGGGGCTCCCTCAAAGGAAGGcaaagagaagaaggagaagcacAAGACCAAGACAGCGCAGCAG attgccaaggatatggaacgCTGGGCCCGCAGTctcaacaaacaaaaagaaaacttcaaaaacaGCTTCCAGCCTATCAGCTCTCTGCGAGATGACGAAAGGCGGGAGTCAGCCACCGCGGATGCTGGCTATGCCATCCTGGAGAAGAAG GGAGCACTGGCCGAGAGACAGCACACAAGCATGGATCTCCCGAAACTGGCCAGCGACGACCGCCCA AGCCCACCGCGGGGGCTAGTGGCAGCCTACAGCGGGGAGAGTGACAGTGAGGAGGAGCAGGAACGCGGGGGCCCTGAGCGCGAGGAGAAACTCACAGACTGGCAGAAGCTGGCCTGTCTGCTCTGCCGGCGCCAGTTCCCCAGCAAGGAGGCGCTCATCCGGCACCAGCAGCTCTCGGGGCTCCACAAG CAAAACCTTGAGATTCATCGGCGAGCCCATTTGTCGGAAAACGAGCTGGAAGCGCTCGAGAAGAACGACATGGAG CAAATGAAGTACCGGGACCGTGCCGCTGAACGCAGAGAGAAGTATGGCATCCCCGAGCCTCCCGAGCCCAAGAGGAGGAAGTACGGCGGCATAGCGGCAGCCTCTGT ggaCTTTGAGCAGCCCACTCGGGATGGGCTGGGCAGTGACAACATCGGCAGTCGCATGCTCCAGGCCATGGGCTGGAAAGAGGGCAGCGGCCTGGGCCGTAAGAAACAGGGCATCGTAACACCCATTGAG GCCCAAACACGGGTGCGGGGCTCCGGCCTGGGTGCCCGGGGCAGCTCCTATGGGGTCACCTCCACCGAGTCCTACAAGGAGACACTGCACAAGACAATGGTGACCCGCTTCAACGAGGCCCAGTGA
- the RBM10 gene encoding RNA-binding protein 10 isoform X5 gives MPRSPPLTARAEKVSVDAGRGGGESLQEASPRLADHGGSSGGGWEVKRSQRQRRGPSSPRRSYQDMEYERRGGRGDRTGRYGAADRSQDDGGENRSRDHDYRDMDYRSYPREYGGQEGKHDYDDSSEEQSAEIRGQLQSHGIQAREVRLMRNKSSGQSRGFAFVEFSHLQDATRWMEANQHSLNILGQKVSMHYSDPKPKINEDWLCNKCGVQNFKRREKCFKCGVPKSEAEQKLPLGTRLDQQTLPLGGRELSQGLLPLPQPYQAQGVLASQALSQGSEPSSENANDTIILRNLNPHSTMDSILGALAPYAVLSSSNVRVIKDKQTQLNRGFAFIQLSTIVEAAQLLQILQALHPPLTIDGKTINVEFAKGSKRDMASNEGSRINAASVASTAIAAAQWAISQASQGGEGAWATPEEPPVDYSYYQQDEGYGSSQGTESSLYAHGYLKGTKGPGITGTKGDPAGAGPEASLEPGADSMSLQAFSRAQAGAAPGLYQQAAADASSGQGAAANSQSYTIMSPAVLKSELQSPTHPSSALPPATSPTAQESYSQYPVPDVSTYQYDETSGYYYDPQTGLYYDPNSQYYYNAQSQQYLYWDGERRTYVPALEQSADGHKETGAPSKEGKEKKEKHKTKTAQQIAKDMERWARSLNKQKENFKNSFQPISSLRDDERRESATADAGYAILEKKGALAERQHTSMDLPKLASDDRPSPPRGLVAAYSGESDSEEEQERGGPEREEKLTDWQKLACLLCRRQFPSKEALIRHQQLSGLHKQNLEIHRRAHLSENELEALEKNDMEQMKYRDRAAERREKYGIPEPPEPKRRKYGGIAAASVDFEQPTRDGLGSDNIGSRMLQAMGWKEGSGLGRKKQGIVTPIEAQTRVRGSGLGARGSSYGVTSTESYKETLHKTMVTRFNEAQ, from the exons ATGCCTCGGAGCCCTCCCTTGACAGCCCGAGCCGAGAAGGTGAGCGTCGACGCTGGTCGTGGGGGCGGAG AATCCCTGCAGGAGGCATCACCCAGGCTGGCAGATCATGGTGGCAGCAGCGGGGGTGGCTGGGAAGTGAAACGGAGCCAGCGGCAGAGGaggggccccagcagcccccgcAGGTCCTATCAGGACATGGAGTATGAAAGACG AGGTGGTCGGGGTGACAGGACTGGGCGCTATGGAGCCGCTGACCGCTCACAGGATGATGGTGGGGAGAACCGCAGCCGAGACCACGACTACCGGGACATGGACTACCGCTCGTACCCTCGCGAGTACGGCGGCCAGGAGGGCAAGCATGACTACGACGACTCGTCTGAGGAGCAGAGTGCAGAG ATCCGTGGCCAGCTGCAGTCCCATGGCATCCAGGCACGGGAGGTCCGGTTGATGCGGAACAAATCCTCAG GTCAGAGCCGGGGCTTCGCCTTCGTCGAGTTTAGTCACTTGCAGGACGCTACACGATGGATGGAAGCCAATCAG CACTCCCTCAACATCCTGGGCCAGAAGGTGTCCATGCACTACAGTGACCCCAAGCCCAAGATCAATGAGGACTGGCTGTGTAATAAG TGTGGTGTCCAGAACTTCAAACGCCGTGAGAAGTGCTTCAAATGTGGCGTGCCCAAGTCAG AGGCAGAGCAGAAGCTGCCCCTCGGCACAAGGCTGGATCAGCAGACGCTACCCCTGGGTGGACGAGAGCTGAGCCAGGGCCTGCTCCCCCTGCCACAGCCCTACCAGGCCCAGGGAGTGCTGGCCTCCCAAGCCCTGTCCCAAGGCTCCGAGCCAAGCTCCGAGAACGCCAATGACA CCATCATTTTGCGTAACCTGAATCCACACAGCACTATGGACTCCATCCTGGGGGCCCTGGCACCCTACGCGGTGCTGTCTTCCTCCAACGTGCGCGTCATCAAGGACAAGCAAACCCAACTGAACCGAGGCTTTGCCTTTATCCAGCTCTCCACCATCGTG gaggctgCTCAGCTGCTGCAGATCCtgcaggccctgcacccacctctcACCATCGACGGCAAGACCATCAATGTTGAATTTGCCAAGGGTTCTAAGAG GGACATGGCCTCCAACGAAGGCAGTCGCATCAATGCTgcctctgtggccagcactgccATTGCTGCGGCCCAGTGGGCCATCTCACAG gcctcccagggtggggagggtgccTGGGCCACCCCTGAGGAACCACCGGTCGACTACAGCTACTACCAACAGGATGAGGGCtatggcagcagccagggcacagaGTCCTCCCTCTATGCCCATGGCTATCTCAAGGGCACCAAGGGCCCTGGCATCACTGGAACCAAAGGGGACCCAGCTGGAGCAG GTCCTGAGGCATCCCTGGAACCTGGAGCAGACTCCATGTCACTGCAGGCTTTCTCCCGTGCCCAGGCTGGTGCGGCCCCTGGCCTCTACCAACAGGCAGCAGCCGATGCCAGCAGTGGCCAGGGTgctgctgccaacagccag TCATACACCATCATGTCACCTGCTGTGCTCAAATCTGAGCTCCAGAGCCCTAcccatcccagctctgccctgccgcCGGccaccagccccactgcccaggaGTCCTACAGCCAGTACC cTGTGCCTGACGTTTCCACCTACCAGTATGACGAGACATCTGGCTACTACTATGACCCTCAGACGGGCCTGTACTATGACCCCAACTCCCAG TATTACTACAATGCTCAGAGCCAGCAGTACCTGTACTGGGATGGGGAGAGGCGGACCTACGTTCCTGCCCTGGAGCAGTCGGCTGACGGGCATAAGGAGACAGGGGCTCCCTCAAAGGAAGGcaaagagaagaaggagaagcacAAGACCAAGACAGCGCAGCAG attgccaaggatatggaacgCTGGGCCCGCAGTctcaacaaacaaaaagaaaacttcaaaaacaGCTTCCAGCCTATCAGCTCTCTGCGAGATGACGAAAGGCGGGAGTCAGCCACCGCGGATGCTGGCTATGCCATCCTGGAGAAGAAG GGAGCACTGGCCGAGAGACAGCACACAAGCATGGATCTCCCGAAACTGGCCAGCGACGACCGCCCA AGCCCACCGCGGGGGCTAGTGGCAGCCTACAGCGGGGAGAGTGACAGTGAGGAGGAGCAGGAACGCGGGGGCCCTGAGCGCGAGGAGAAACTCACAGACTGGCAGAAGCTGGCCTGTCTGCTCTGCCGGCGCCAGTTCCCCAGCAAGGAGGCGCTCATCCGGCACCAGCAGCTCTCGGGGCTCCACAAG CAAAACCTTGAGATTCATCGGCGAGCCCATTTGTCGGAAAACGAGCTGGAAGCGCTCGAGAAGAACGACATGGAG CAAATGAAGTACCGGGACCGTGCCGCTGAACGCAGAGAGAAGTATGGCATCCCCGAGCCTCCCGAGCCCAAGAGGAGGAAGTACGGCGGCATAGCGGCAGCCTCTGT ggaCTTTGAGCAGCCCACTCGGGATGGGCTGGGCAGTGACAACATCGGCAGTCGCATGCTCCAGGCCATGGGCTGGAAAGAGGGCAGCGGCCTGGGCCGTAAGAAACAGGGCATCGTAACACCCATTGAG GCCCAAACACGGGTGCGGGGCTCCGGCCTGGGTGCCCGGGGCAGCTCCTATGGGGTCACCTCCACCGAGTCCTACAAGGAGACACTGCACAAGACAATGGTGACCCGCTTCAACGAGGCCCAGTGA
- the RBM10 gene encoding RNA-binding protein 10 isoform X4 gives MEYERRGGRGDRTGRYGAADRSQDDGGENRSRDHDYRDMDYRSYPREYGGQEGKHDYDDSSEEQSAEDSYEASPGSETQRRRRRRHRHSPTGPPGFPRDGDYRDQDYRTEQGEEEEEEEDEEEEEKASNIVMLRMLPQAATEDDIRGQLQSHGIQAREVRLMRNKSSGQSRGFAFVEFSHLQDATRWMEANQHSLNILGQKVSMHYSDPKPKINEDWLCNKCGVQNFKRREKCFKCGVPKSEAEQKLPLGTRLDQQTLPLGGRELSQGLLPLPQPYQAQGVLASQALSQGSEPSSENANDTIILRNLNPHSTMDSILGALAPYAVLSSSNVRVIKDKQTQLNRGFAFIQLSTIVEAAQLLQILQALHPPLTIDGKTINVEFAKGSKRDMASNEGSRINAASVASTAIAAAQWAISQASQGGEGAWATPEEPPVDYSYYQQDEGYGSSQGTESSLYAHGYLKGTKGPGITGTKGDPAGAGPEASLEPGADSMSLQAFSRAQAGAAPGLYQQAAADASSGQGAAANSQSYTIMSPAVLKSELQSPTHPSSALPPATSPTAQESYSQYPVPDVSTYQYDETSGYYYDPQTGLYYDPNSQYYYNAQSQQYLYWDGERRTYVPALEQSADGHKETGAPSKEGKEKKEKHKTKTAQQIAKDMERWARSLNKQKENFKNSFQPISSLRDDERRESATADAGYAILEKKGALAERQHTSMDLPKLASDDRPSPPRGLVAAYSGESDSEEEQERGGPEREEKLTDWQKLACLLCRRQFPSKEALIRHQQLSGLHKQNLEIHRRAHLSENELEALEKNDMEQMKYRDRAAERREKYGIPEPPEPKRRKYGGIAAASVDFEQPTRDGLGSDNIGSRMLQAMGWKEGSGLGRKKQGIVTPIEAQTRVRGSGLGARGSSYGVTSTESYKETLHKTMVTRFNEAQ, from the exons ATGGAGTATGAAAGACG AGGTGGTCGGGGTGACAGGACTGGGCGCTATGGAGCCGCTGACCGCTCACAGGATGATGGTGGGGAGAACCGCAGCCGAGACCACGACTACCGGGACATGGACTACCGCTCGTACCCTCGCGAGTACGGCGGCCAGGAGGGCAAGCATGACTACGACGACTCGTCTGAGGAGCAGAGTGCAGAG GATTCCTACGAGGCCTCCCCGGGCTCCGAGACTCAGCgtaggcggcggcggcggcacagGCACAGCCCCACCGGCCCGCCAGGCTTCCCCCGAGACGGCGACTATCGGGACCAGGACTATCGGACCGagcaaggggaggaggaggaggaggaggaggatgaggaggaggaggagaaggccaGTAACATCGTCATGCTGAGGATGCTGCCACAGGCAGCCACTGAGGATGAC ATCCGTGGCCAGCTGCAGTCCCATGGCATCCAGGCACGGGAGGTCCGGTTGATGCGGAACAAATCCTCAG GTCAGAGCCGGGGCTTCGCCTTCGTCGAGTTTAGTCACTTGCAGGACGCTACACGATGGATGGAAGCCAATCAG CACTCCCTCAACATCCTGGGCCAGAAGGTGTCCATGCACTACAGTGACCCCAAGCCCAAGATCAATGAGGACTGGCTGTGTAATAAG TGTGGTGTCCAGAACTTCAAACGCCGTGAGAAGTGCTTCAAATGTGGCGTGCCCAAGTCAG AGGCAGAGCAGAAGCTGCCCCTCGGCACAAGGCTGGATCAGCAGACGCTACCCCTGGGTGGACGAGAGCTGAGCCAGGGCCTGCTCCCCCTGCCACAGCCCTACCAGGCCCAGGGAGTGCTGGCCTCCCAAGCCCTGTCCCAAGGCTCCGAGCCAAGCTCCGAGAACGCCAATGACA CCATCATTTTGCGTAACCTGAATCCACACAGCACTATGGACTCCATCCTGGGGGCCCTGGCACCCTACGCGGTGCTGTCTTCCTCCAACGTGCGCGTCATCAAGGACAAGCAAACCCAACTGAACCGAGGCTTTGCCTTTATCCAGCTCTCCACCATCGTG gaggctgCTCAGCTGCTGCAGATCCtgcaggccctgcacccacctctcACCATCGACGGCAAGACCATCAATGTTGAATTTGCCAAGGGTTCTAAGAG GGACATGGCCTCCAACGAAGGCAGTCGCATCAATGCTgcctctgtggccagcactgccATTGCTGCGGCCCAGTGGGCCATCTCACAG gcctcccagggtggggagggtgccTGGGCCACCCCTGAGGAACCACCGGTCGACTACAGCTACTACCAACAGGATGAGGGCtatggcagcagccagggcacagaGTCCTCCCTCTATGCCCATGGCTATCTCAAGGGCACCAAGGGCCCTGGCATCACTGGAACCAAAGGGGACCCAGCTGGAGCAG GTCCTGAGGCATCCCTGGAACCTGGAGCAGACTCCATGTCACTGCAGGCTTTCTCCCGTGCCCAGGCTGGTGCGGCCCCTGGCCTCTACCAACAGGCAGCAGCCGATGCCAGCAGTGGCCAGGGTgctgctgccaacagccag TCATACACCATCATGTCACCTGCTGTGCTCAAATCTGAGCTCCAGAGCCCTAcccatcccagctctgccctgccgcCGGccaccagccccactgcccaggaGTCCTACAGCCAGTACC cTGTGCCTGACGTTTCCACCTACCAGTATGACGAGACATCTGGCTACTACTATGACCCTCAGACGGGCCTGTACTATGACCCCAACTCCCAG TATTACTACAATGCTCAGAGCCAGCAGTACCTGTACTGGGATGGGGAGAGGCGGACCTACGTTCCTGCCCTGGAGCAGTCGGCTGACGGGCATAAGGAGACAGGGGCTCCCTCAAAGGAAGGcaaagagaagaaggagaagcacAAGACCAAGACAGCGCAGCAG attgccaaggatatggaacgCTGGGCCCGCAGTctcaacaaacaaaaagaaaacttcaaaaacaGCTTCCAGCCTATCAGCTCTCTGCGAGATGACGAAAGGCGGGAGTCAGCCACCGCGGATGCTGGCTATGCCATCCTGGAGAAGAAG GGAGCACTGGCCGAGAGACAGCACACAAGCATGGATCTCCCGAAACTGGCCAGCGACGACCGCCCA AGCCCACCGCGGGGGCTAGTGGCAGCCTACAGCGGGGAGAGTGACAGTGAGGAGGAGCAGGAACGCGGGGGCCCTGAGCGCGAGGAGAAACTCACAGACTGGCAGAAGCTGGCCTGTCTGCTCTGCCGGCGCCAGTTCCCCAGCAAGGAGGCGCTCATCCGGCACCAGCAGCTCTCGGGGCTCCACAAG CAAAACCTTGAGATTCATCGGCGAGCCCATTTGTCGGAAAACGAGCTGGAAGCGCTCGAGAAGAACGACATGGAG CAAATGAAGTACCGGGACCGTGCCGCTGAACGCAGAGAGAAGTATGGCATCCCCGAGCCTCCCGAGCCCAAGAGGAGGAAGTACGGCGGCATAGCGGCAGCCTCTGT ggaCTTTGAGCAGCCCACTCGGGATGGGCTGGGCAGTGACAACATCGGCAGTCGCATGCTCCAGGCCATGGGCTGGAAAGAGGGCAGCGGCCTGGGCCGTAAGAAACAGGGCATCGTAACACCCATTGAG GCCCAAACACGGGTGCGGGGCTCCGGCCTGGGTGCCCGGGGCAGCTCCTATGGGGTCACCTCCACCGAGTCCTACAAGGAGACACTGCACAAGACAATGGTGACCCGCTTCAACGAGGCCCAGTGA